DNA from Acidobacteriota bacterium:
TCCTTGCCGAGCAGTTGATCGACGAGCAGCCCCACCCGGCGGCCGTCGTCCTCGATGACGACGACGGTGCCGCGGCAGGCGTCCGTCGTCGCGTCGGCGACCTCGAAGAGGTCACCGAGCCGGACGAGCGGCACGAGCGAGTCGCGGACCTGGAGCATCCGCGGCTGGCCCTGGACGCTGTGCACCTGGTCGGCGCGCGGGCGCAGCGATTCGCGCACAGCGAAGGTCGGGAGCACGAAGCGTTCCTGCCCGACCTTCAGCATCAGCCCTTCGACGATGGCGAGCGTCAGCGGCAGCTTGATGAAGAACGTCGTGCCGGCACCGAGGGTGGTCTGGATGTCGACCCGACCCCTGAGCGCGTCGATGTTCCGACGCACGACGTCCATGCCCACGCCACGGCCCGAGATCTCGGTCACCTTCTCGGCCGTCGAGAACCCCGGCCGGAAGATGAGGGGGTAGATGTCCGCGGGCTGGAGGCTCTCTTTCGGCCCGACGAGTCCTTGCGCCACCGCCTTCGACAGGATGCGGTCCGCGTCGAGGCCCCGCCCGTCGTCGCCGATTGCGATCACGATGTTCCCACCCTGATGGTAGGCGCTGAGCGACAGCCGTCCGACGGGCGGTTTGCCGGCCGCCACGCGTGCGTCGGGCGGCTCGAGGCCGTGGTCGACCGCGTTGCGAATCATGTGCATCAACGGGTCGTTGATGTCCTCGACGACCTTGCGATCCAGCTCGGTGTCCTCGCCAGAGAGGATCAACTCCACCACTTTGTCCGACTTCTTGCCGAGGTCGCGCACGAGGCGGGCCATCTTCTGGAACGTCTGACGGATGGGCACCATCCGCATCGACATCGCGTTGCGCTGGAGGTCGCTCGTGATTCGGCGCAGCTGCGCAAGGTTGCGCGAGAGGCGTTCGTCGGCCATCCCGACGAGCGCGGGGTCGGCGTGGATGATCGACTGCACGATCACGAGCTCGCCGACCATGTCGACGAGGTTGTCGAGCTTCCGGGTGTCGACCTTCACCGACGCCTGACCTGCGAGGTCCTCGGTCGGTCGGCGGGGCGCCACGGGCCCGGCGGCCGCCGGGCCCGGCGCAGGCGGTTGCGCGGCCGGCTCCACGGCGGGCTCGACCGCCGACGACAGCGACTCACTGCTCAACGGGAATTCGGCAGCCTGGCCAAGCGCGCCGGGCTCCGCAGCCTCAGCGGCTGGGGCCTGGGTTTCGGCAGGCGTGACAGGCAGTGCGCCGGCGGCGGAGGCCTTGGCCGCTCGCCCCTCGGTCGCGAGGCGGTCGACCGTCGTCACGAGGGCGGCGATCTCAGCCGAGACGTCAGGACGCGGCTGCCCCGCCAGGGCCCCCGTCAGCCCCGTGATCATCGTCGTGAGCAGATCGACCGCGCGGAGGATCACGTCGATCTCGGGCGGCCCCACCACGATCTGCCCCGACCGTCCCAGATCGAGCAGGTTCTCGACCTTGTGGGCGAACTCCTGCACGGAGGTGACNNNNNNNNNNNNNNNNNNNNNNNNNNNNNNNNNNNNNNNNNNNNNNNNNNNNNNNNNNNNNNNNNNNNNNNNNNNNNNNNNNNNNNNNNNNNNNNNNNNNGTCCCAGATCGAGCAGGTTCTCGACCTTGTGGGCGAACTCCTGCACGGAGGTGACGCCCAGCGCGCCGGCGTTGCCCTTGATCGTGTGAAACGGACGGAAGACATCGTTCAACAGCTTCTGGTCGCCGGGTGTGGCCTCGAGCTGCAGGACGGTGGCCTCGATCGCCCCGAGGTGGTCGAGTGCCTCGGCGGTGAACATCCCGGCGATCTCCGGGTCCATCCGCAACATCTCGAGTTCGGCGTCGTCCTCCGGGGCACACTCGCTGGCCGGAGGCGTCGCGGGCGCCGCCCGGCCGACGCGGAAGGCGTTCCAGGCCGCGTCGATGGCCGACAGGAGCGGGGCACGCTCGTCGGCCTCGGTGAGGGCGCTGGAGGCGTCGGCGACCCTGCTGGCGAGGGCTTCGAGGGAGGCCTCGCCAGTCTGGCGCAGCAGCGCGGCCAGCGACTCGAGCGAGACGCGCCAGTCGTGGAGGCCCGCCGCCGCCGGGTCGAGCACGGCTTCGCAGGCCAGCCGCCCGATGAGAGCTTCGATGTCTTCGATGAACCGATCAGGAGAGTCGACCATGAGCGCGCCTGTCGAACGGAATTCCGCGAGGCGGGGTGGCGAGGACGCACACCGCGCACACAGGAACAATCGGCCGGAGGGAACTGGTCTTGAGGTGACGTCCGCGGCCGCGGGAAGGCTCACTCAGGGTGAGTCGAACGACTCGGACGCCGACCGGACCGAGGCTGCCACCGTGCCAGGCCGCAGCGGGTTACAGGGCTCAGGGGCCCGCCGGGGCCGTCAGGTCGAGGTTCTGGACGATGATCGAGACGCGCCGGTTGCGGGCGTCGAAGGGATCCCCGGTCACGCGCAGCCGGGTATCGGCGAAGCCCCGGACCCCCTGGATCTGCCCGCGTCGCAGGCCTGCGCGCTCCATGGCCCTGCGCGCCGCGTTGGCACGATCGGCCGACAGCTCCCAGTTCGTGTACCGGTCGTTGTGCGAGTAGGGACGCGCGTCGGTGTGCCCCTCCACGATGACGTGGTTGGTCAGCGAACCGAGCTCGCGCGAGATGGTCGCCAGGATGCGCTCGGTCTCGGGCTTGAGCACGGCGCTCCCCGTGTCGAAGAACGCTCCGTCGCTCGTCTCGAGCAGCTGCACCCGGAGCCCCTCGGGCGTGAGCTCGATCTCGATCTGGCTGCCGAGGCGCTTGAACTCGGGCATCGCCCCGAGCAGATCCTTGAGCCGGCCCGCCGTCTTGGCCAGCGTCTCGAGGTCATGGACCTGAATCACGGCCCCTTCGTCGGTGACGCGCAGCTTGGGAGGAGCGGTCGAATCGAAAGGCACCTCGCCGCCGGGAATCGCTCCGTTCGACTTCTGGTGGTCGAAGATACCCGGGTCGCGGAAGTACCCGGCGACGGCCTGGCGCACCCCTTGGCTCTGGCCGACGAGCCACATGACGAGGAAGAACGCCATCATCGCGGTG
Protein-coding regions in this window:
- a CDS encoding Hpt domain-containing protein → MVDSPDRFIEDIEALIGRLACEAVLDPAAAGLHDWRVSLESLAALLRQTGEASLEALASRVADASSALTEADERAPLLSAIDAAWNAFRVGRAAPATPPASECAPEDDAELEMLRMDPEIAGMFTAEALDHLGAIEATVLQLEATPGDQKLLNDVFRPFHTIKGNAGALGVTSVQEFAHKVENLLDLG
- a CDS encoding chemotaxis protein CheW, which gives rise to VTSVQEFAHKVENLLDLGRSGQIVVGPPEIDVILRAVDLLTTMITGLTGALAGQPRPDVSAEIAALVTTVDRLATEGRAAKASAAGALPVTPAETQAPAAEAAEPGALGQAAEFPLSSESLSSAVEPAVEPAAQPPAPGPAAAGPVAPRRPTEDLAGQASVKVDTRKLDNLVDMVGELVIVQSIIHADPALVGMADERLSRNLAQLRRITSDLQRNAMSMRMVPIRQTFQKMARLVRDLGKKSDKVVELILSGEDTELDRKVVEDINDPLMHMIRNAVDHGLEPPDARVAAGKPPVGRLSLSAYHQGGNIVIAIGDDGRGLDADRILSKAVAQGLVGPKESLQPADIYPLIFRPGFSTAEKVTEISGRGVGMDVVRRNIDALRGRVDIQTTLGAGTTFFIKLPLTLAIVEGLMLKVGQERFVLPTFAVRESLRPRADQVHSVQGQPRMLQVRDSLVPLVRLGDLFEVADATTDACRGTVVVIEDDGRRVGLLVDQLLGKEEVVIKPLGQAFSHLRGVAGGAILGDGRVGLILDASGILQLSGHQNSGQAA